Part of the Streptomyces sp. NBC_01264 genome, GGTCGGAGCACCGCCGGCCCGGCGGTAGGCCAGTAGCGCGCCCGCCGGCTCGCCGCGCTCATGCGTCGAAGCGGTACCCCATGCCGGGGGCGGTGATCAGGTGGCGGGGGTGGGACGGGTCCGCCTCCAGCTTCCGCCTGAGGTGGGCCATGTACACCCGCAGGTAGTTGGTCTGCGTTCCGTACGAGGATCCCCACACCTCCTGGAGCAGCCGCCGCTGGCTGACGAGCTTGCCCCGGTTGCGGATCAGGACCTCCAACAGGTGCCATTCCGTCGGCGTGAGCCTGATGGTCACCCCGCCGCGTCTGGCCTTCTTCGCGAGCAGATCGACGGTGAACTCCTCGGTCTCCACGACCGCTTCGTTCGCGACGGCCGCGACGTGTGCCGGCGTACGGCGTACGACGGCTCCCAGCCTGGCCATCAGCTCGTCCATGCTGAAGGGCTTGGTGATGTAGTCGTCGGCGCCAGCGTCCAGGGCCTGGATCTTCTCCTCGGAGTCGTGGCGGGCGGAGACCACCAGGACGGGCACCTGGGACCAGACCCGCAGCCTCTCGATCACCTCGATCCCGTCCATGTCGGGCAGACCGAGGTCGAGCAGGATCGCGTCCGGGCGGCGGGCCGCCACGGCGTCCAGTGCCGCGCGCCCGTCGTGAACGCAGTCCACCTCATAGGTGCGCGCCTTCAGATTGATGACCAGCAAACGCGCAAGCCGCGGTTCGTCGTCCACCACCAGCACCCGGGTCATAGGCGTGCCGCCTTCCTGTCGTTACGTCCCCCATGGACATGCGACCACCAGAAAACAGCGGATTCCGTTCGCCACCGCAGGCGTTGACGACGTCCATACGCCGGCAGCCGTGACCTTGACGCCCTTCTGACGCACCACTGATGCCCGGCGGAGCATGCGTGGCCCGGCACTCCCGGACCCTCCGTGACCACCCGTATCAGAGTCACGTCAAGGACGGGCCGACCTCCTTGAGCCCGGACTCGCAAGGCAGTTGGATGGGCGACGTGAACAGCGGTCTGCGCCACGACGACCGGCCACCGCATACGGTGCGCCCGGCCCCGCGCGCTGCTCACCCGCCGGTGCGCTGACGCACCGCCTCGTCCGCGGCCGCCCTTCCCTCCGCCCGTAAGGCGGGTGGCCGCTCGCGCCCCGTGCCCGCTCCCATACCTGGCGGGCACGGGGCCGCCCCTTTTCACGCGCTCCGGTTCCGTCCGCCCGCCGCTGGCCGGACGCCGCCCCGCGCCCGCGTTCCCGCGTAGCACTGGAGACAGTTCATGATCGAAATCTCCCCGCAGGAGTTGCCCGCCCTGAGCCGCTGGTTCCCGACGGGCTCACCCGGTCCCGGGACCCTCGCCGAGCACGTACTGACCACGGGTTCCGGCGTCTGGTGGGCCGACCGTCCCGACCGTCCCCGCGTCCTCGCCGTCACTTGTGCGGACCACGTGCTGCTGCGCGGCGACCCAGGCGTGCTCGCCCCGAATGCCCTGAACCGGTTCGCCAACCAGTACGTCGAGACGCCCGCACGGTTCTGGCCCGCCCTCGGCGCCGCATTCGAGCGTGTCGACCCCTGGGAACGGATGGTGTACGTCCACCAGGCGAAGTCGCTCCTCCCCCGGCCCCTGCGTGGCGTTACCGTACGGCGGCTGACGCCCGAGGACGCTCCGGCGCTCTGCGATCTGCACTCCGAGAACGCCTGGATCCATGCCAGTTGGGGCGGACCCACCGGCCTCGCCGCCTCCGGCCACGGCTGGGCGGCCTTCGCGAAGGGCCGGGTCCTCTCCGTCGCCTGCACCTACTTCCTCGGCAGCACCTACGAGGACATCGCGGTGGTCACCGTGCCCGACCGCCGCCGCGAGCACCTCGCACTCGCCTGCATCGCCGGCCTGACGGCCGACGTCCAGGCCCGCGGACGCACCGCGAGCTGGTGCTGCTCGCGCGACAACCGGCCCAGCCGGCTCCTGGCCTGGTCGGCCGGTTTCCGGCTGAGCCGCGAGTACGTCCACCACGTCACGGGACGCGCCAGGGTGCGCACGGTCCGCGCCGCTGCGGTGCCGGCGTAGCGCCGTATTCACCCGCGCATCTCAGCTCGCCAGGTCCAGTCGTGCCTCCTCCAGGTCCAGGGTGCGCTGGAGCCGGCGGCGGGTGGTGTCGCTGATGCGGTGTTCGTCGTAGAGGCGCTGCAGTTCGACGGCCTCCACCCTGATCAGGTCACGGCGCAGCAGCCGGTAGACGTGGTCCGCGGACTCGGCCAGGTCGGCTTCCTCCAGGCGGTCGCGGGCATGCTCCAGGCGGGCCTGCAGGCTGCGCCGGAGCCGGTCGGCCACGACGTCCGGTACGGCTTCGAGATCGGACATCTCGTCGAGCCGCCTGATGCCGGCGGCGGCGAGGCTGCACCGGGCGGAGGCCTCCTCGCGCTCGGTGTGGTCGGGTTCGAGGGCGATTCCGGAGCGGCGGACCACGTCGGCCAGGGTGAAACCCTGGGCCACCAGGGTGACCACCACCACCGAGGTGGTCAGTACGAGGACGAGCGAGCGCTGACCCAGCAGGCTGCCGTCGTCCGCGACGACGGGGATGGAGAGGGCCGCGGCCAAGGGGACGACGCCCCGCGTGCCCGCCCAGGTCAGCACGGCCGGAACCCGCCAGGAGGGCCGCGCGCCCGAGCTCCGCTGGACGACGGCCGAGAGCGGCAGGACCCACAGCAGGCGCACGGCGATCAGTGTCACGGCGACCACCAGGGCGTACAGGGGCCAGAGCCGGTCGCCGTCGCCGAGCGTGGCGACCTGTCCGGGCAGGGTGAGGCCGATCAGGCTGAAGACGACGCTCTCCAGCAGGAAGACCACGGTGCCGTTCACCGCGTGCAGCTGGATCCGGATGGGGGCATTGGTGAAGCGCTCGGCCCGCCCGCCGAGCACCACGCCGGCCACCACGACGGAGGTCACGCCGGACGCGTGCACCGCCTCGGCCAGCACGTAGGCGGTGTACGGGGTCACCAGGGCGATGACGGTCTCGAGTACGGGGTCCTCGGTCCTGCGCCGGATCAGCGCCACGACACCCGCGACCGCTCCTCCGATGAGGATGCCGCCGCCGGCGAGCAGCGCGAACTCGGTGCCCGCCGCCTGCCAGGACACCCCGGCGGAGGCCGCGGCGATGACGACCGCGACGCGGAAGAGCAGGAGCGAGGTGGCGTCGTTGAAGAGGCTCTCGGCCTGTACGAGGACCTGGACGCGGGGCGGCAGGGCGAGCCGGCGGCCCAGTGCGGTGACGGCCACCGGATCCGTGCTCGCGAGGATGGCCCCCAGGACCAGGGCCATCGGCCAGGTCAGCGGAGTGAGCAGCGATGCCACCGCCCCGACGGCGGCCGCCGAGGCCAGCACCAGACCGACCGCGAGCACACTGACCGGCTTCCACACCAGGCGCAGTTCGCGCCAGGACAGCTCCTCGGCGCTCGCGTACAGCAGGGGCGGGAGAACGACGAGACCGATCAGCTCAGGACTGACCTGGATCTCCGGGGTACCCGGTATCAGGGCGACGACGAGGCCCGCGACAACGAGCAGTGAGGGCGCGGGGATTCGCCAACGCCGCGCCCCTGTGGCCACGACCGTGGCCAGCACCACAAGGAACAAAACCGTACCGACACTGCGCATGATGCCCCCGCCAAGTCGACGCAGGCCACGCGGCCAGCGACGCCGACCAGGCTTCCCGGCACACCGCCTTCACCCTAGCGGTGGATCGGCCGTCAACACACCGTCAATTTCCCGGCCGAGGGCCGTCAGGAGGGCGTCAGGGCCGTTCTGTTCACGGTATCGCTGGTGTTCGCTGGTCAGGTTGAGGGCGCACAGAGGAGTCGGGTACGCGTGAGCACGGAAACCATCGTAGGCATCGTCGTCGCGGTCAGTCTGGCCGGCTATCTGGTCCTGGCCGTGTTCTTCCCGGAGAAGTTCTGACGATGACGACCACGCACGCCCCCGGCCCGGAGGCGGGTACGGATTCGGAGGCGGGACCGCCCGTCACGCGACCCGGAAGACTCAAGGTCTTCCTCGGGGCAGCCCCCGGCGTCGGCAAGACCTACCGGATGCTCGACGAGGCCCATCGCCGGGCGGCCCGGGGTTCGGACGTGGTGGCCGGCTTCGTCGAGTGCCACCGGCGCCGGCAGACCGAGGCGAGGCTCGACGGCCTGGAGAGCATCCCCCGCGCCGGACACGAGTACCGCGGCGGCCTGTATTCCGAGCTGGACAGTGAAGCATTGCTGTCCAGGCGGCCGCAGATGGTGCTCATCGACGAACTCGCCCACACCAACGTCCCGGGGGCGGGCCGGCACCCGAAGCGGTGGCAGGACGTCGAGGACATGCTCGCCGCCGGGATCGACGTCGTGACGACCCTCAACATCCAGCACCTGGAGTCGCTCAGCGACGTCGTGGAGAAGATCACCGGCGTCCCGCAACGCGAGACCGTGCCCGACGAGTTCGTACGCCGTGCCCACGAGATCGAGCTCGTCGACATACCTCCGGAAGGACTCCGCCGCCGGATGGCCCACGGAAACATCTATCCCCCGGAGCGGATCGACGCCTCCCTCGCCAACTACTTCCGCCCCGGCAACCTCATCGCGCTCCGGGAGCTGGCGCTCCTGTGGCTGGCCGGCCGGGTGGACGAGGCCCTCCACAAGTACCGAATCGAGCACGGCATCGGGGGCGTCTGGGAGACCCGGGAGCGGGTCGTGGTGGCCCTCACCGGCGGACCCGAGGGCGAGACCCTCATCCGCCGCGCGGCACGCATCGCGGGCCGCTCCGCCGGTGGTGAACTGCTCGCCGTGCACGTCGCGCGCAGCGACGGGCTCGCCGCGGGCGTCTCCCACGCGGCGCTGACCGGACAGCGGGCCCTCGTCGAGGACCTGGGCGGCAGCTACCACTCCGTCGTCGGCGACGAAGTTCCCACAGCTCTGGTGGACTTCGCCATGGCGGAGAGCGCCACCCAACTGGTCCTCGGTACCAGCCGCCGCCGTCGGCTTGAACGATTCCTCACCGGCCGGGGCATCGGCGAGACCGTGGTGGCGTTGTCGGAGGACATCGACGTCCACATGGTCACGCACGAGCGGGCGGGCCACGGCCGGCTGCTGCCCTCCCGCCGCCGTACGCTCCCCACGTCGCGGCTCATCGCCGGACCGGTGGCCGCCCTGCTGCTCCCCCTCCTGCTCACGCTCGTCCTCGACCGCATGCGCGGCACCCTGAACCTCACCAGCGAGGCGCTGCTGTTTCTGGTGGCCGTCGTCGGCGTGGCCTGCATCGGCGGGGTGGTCTCGGCCCTGATCGCGGCGCTCACCGCCACGCTGCTGCTGAACTACTGGTTCATGCCGCCGATCGGCGAGTTCAGCATGAGCGACCCGGACAGCGTGCTGGCGCTGGTGGTGTTCGCGATCGTCGCCGCTACCGTGGCCGCCGCGGCCGACAGATCCCTGCGGCTCTCCCGCCGCTCCGCGCGGGCGACGGCCGAGGCGGAGACGATGTCCTCCCTCGCCGGCAGCATCGTCCGCGGCGACCAGACGATTCCGGCCCTGCTGGAACGTACGAGGGAGACCTTCGGCATGGACACCGTCGAGCTGGCCTCCGAAGCGTCCGAAGCCCCTGCCGCGGATCCGGGAAGCGACGGCGGACGCCCCACCCACGTCAAGGCGGATCCCGTTCTCGTGGTGGCGGCCGGCCCCGGGGCCTTCCTCGTCCTGCGCGGCCGTACGCTGCCGTCCTCGGAGCGCCGTGTCCTGGCCGCCTTCGCCGCGCACGTCGGCGCCGCCGTCGAGCGGGCCCGCCTGACCGAGGCGGCCGCCGAGGTCGAACCCATCAAGGCTGCCGACCGGCTTCGCACGGCCCTGCTCCGGGCCGTCAGCCACGATCTGCGGACCCCCCTGGCGGGGGCACTTGCCGCGGTCAGCTCCCTGCGCGACCCGGACGTGGAATTCTCCGCCGAGGACCGGGCGGAACTACTGGACTCCGCCGAGGTGTCCCTGAACCGGTTGAACCGCCTGGTGGAGAACCTGCTCGACCTCAGCCGTCTGCAAGCCGGGGCCCTGGCCCTCGACCTGCGGGCCACCACCCTGGAGGAGGTCCTTCCCCTCGCGCTGGACTCCCTGGACCCGAGTCCCGGACAGGGGCCCGCCATCGACGTACAGAACCTGGAGGCCGTACCGGCGCTGCTGGCCGATCCGCCCCTACTCGAACGAGTACTGGCCAACCTCGTCGACAACGCCGTCCGCCACGCACCCGCGGACCGACCGGTGCTGGTGACGGCCAGTGCACTGGCGGGGCAGGTCGAAGTCCGGATCGCCGACCACGGCCCCGGGATCGCCGCCGACGACCGCGAGCGCGCCTTCGAACCGTTCCAGCGCCTCGGCGACCGCGACAACACGGCCGGACTCGGGCTCGGCCTCGCCCTGGCCCGGGGACTCACCGAGGCCATGGACGGCACGCTCACTCCGGAGGACACCCCCGGGGGCGGATTGACCATGGTGCTGTCCCTGCCCGTCGCCCCGCAGGTGACAGCGGGGCGGCCCTGACCGCATGACCTCGACCCTCCACCTGCGCTCCGAACCGGGGCATCGCTCCCAGCACATGATCATTTGTGGTGACGACGGACTCTCGCACCGCCTTGCGCGGGAGCTCGACGCCGTCTGCGGCGAGGCCGTCACGGTCGTACTGCCTTCGCGTCGCGACGGACACGGCGGCGAGATCGCCGCCCTGCACCGCGATCCGCGCTCCCCCGTAGAGTTGCTCGTCTCCGCCCGGCCCGATGAGCAGACCCTTCGACAGGCCGGTGTGGAACGTGCCGCCGCACTCGCACTGACCTACGGCGACGACCAGGTGAACACGACCGCGGCCCTGCTCGCCCGCAGCATCAACCCGCGCGTACGCCTCGTCATCCGCATGTTCAACCGGGAGCGCGGCCGCCACCTCGAACTTCTCCTCGACCGGGCGGCGGCCGCTCAGTCCCCGTACGACGACGGCTTCGTCGACGCGTCCACGACGATCCTCTCCGACGCCGACACGGCCGTCCCCGAACTGGTCGCCGCGGTGGCGGTCGGACACGGTCCCACCCTCCAGGTGGAGGGCAAGGTGTTCCGCGGTGTCGTACGCCCCGCCGGGGCCCCGCCCCACGCGACGGACCTGGCCACGCTCGCCGTTCTCTCCGGTACCCACATGGACGACCCGCTGGGCGAAGACAGCGCGGAGACCCCCGGCGCGAACGGCACCCAGCTGCTTCCCGACACCGCGACCGCCTACCACCGCCAGTTCACGCACGGCCGCCTCATGCTCGAAGAGGTCACCCAGCACCGCACGACGGAACCCCCCTCCCGTCGCCGGCGGGACTACCGCGGCTGGCTGCGGGACCGGTTCGGGCACCTGCCCTGGAGGGTCTTCGTCTCCCGCGAAGTGACCGCCGTCTTCGGGGTCCTCGGCGTGGCCGTGGTCCTCCTGGCCACCGTGACGGCCCTCGTGGAGGACGGTCCCTTGTGGAAGTCGGTGTACCTGCCCCTCCTGGACATCTTCACCATGGGCGACCCGGCGACCGAGGAGTCCACGGCCCGCCAGGTCCTCCAGCTCATCGCGGGTTTCGTCGGCCTGGCCGTACTTCCCCTGGTCGTGGCCGCCGCCATGAACGCCACGCTGGCCTTCCGCGCCGCCTCGGCCAACCACGTACCGGACACGGCCCTGCATGACCACATCGTCCTGGTCGGCCTCGGCAAGATCGGCACGCGCGCGCTGGCCCAGCTGTGCACGACCGACCACACGGTCGTGGTCATCGAGCGGAATCCACAGGCCCGAGGGATCCCGCTGGCACGCGAACTCAACGTGCCCTTGCTGCTCGAAGACGCCGCCGCCCCTGGGGTCCTCGACCTCGCCCGCATAAGCACCAGCAGATCACTGCTCGTCCTCACCCACGACGACGGCGAGAACCTCGACATCGTGATGGCCGCCCGCGAGAGCAACCCCCGCGTGCGTGCGGTGATGCGCCTGTACGACGACGACTTCGCCGCCACCGTCTCCCGCACCCTGCGCGCCGGCTACCCGGACGCGCTCACCCGCAGCCGCAGCGTCTCGGCACTGGCCGCGCCCTCCTTCGCCGCCGCGATGATGGGCCGCCACGTGCTGGGCGTCATGCCGGTGGAACGCGGCTCCCTCCTCTTCACGGTCGTGGACGTGGCGGGCCATCCCGAACTCGAAGGCCGCTCGATACACGCGGCCTTCAAGGAGCACGAGTGGCGCGTACTCGCCGTCGGCCCCACGACCAGCCGGCACTCGGCGTCCTCGACCGACACCCTCGGCGGATTCCGCACGGACCAGCCCGCCTTCAACTGGCGCCCGCCCCATGGACGGGTCCTGAACCATGACGACCGCGTCGTGCTGGTGACCACGCGCCGCGGCCTGGACATCCTCATGACGGGCGTCCAGCCCCACCCCGAAGGCCGCCGGCCTCGTCCGGCCTCTTGATCCCGCACCCTGGGCTCCGCCGGCCTCCCCCGTCAAAATGCCGTAACCGGAACATCAGCGGTGTGTCAGGGCCCGCCGCCCAGCCTCGTACCGGCCCTAACGTCACCTGCATGGAACGACGTTTCACGCAGTCCGCGACCGGCGCACACTCCGCGGCGGAGCCTCCGGTACCTCTCGCACGCGACATCCACTGGGCTGTCGAGAGGCGCACGGCCATCGGTGTCGCCTCGCTCCTGTACGCGGCCCTCCTGGCCATGGACGCGAGTGGCGGCAGGCTCGACGCGGCCCGCGGCGCCCTCTGGGCCGGGCTGGCC contains:
- a CDS encoding response regulator; this encodes MTRVLVVDDEPRLARLLVINLKARTYEVDCVHDGRAALDAVAARRPDAILLDLGLPDMDGIEVIERLRVWSQVPVLVVSARHDSEEKIQALDAGADDYITKPFSMDELMARLGAVVRRTPAHVAAVANEAVVETEEFTVDLLAKKARRGGVTIRLTPTEWHLLEVLIRNRGKLVSQRRLLQEVWGSSYGTQTNYLRVYMAHLRRKLEADPSHPRHLITAPGMGYRFDA
- a CDS encoding Na+/H+ antiporter, with translation MRSVGTVLFLVVLATVVATGARRWRIPAPSLLVVAGLVVALIPGTPEIQVSPELIGLVVLPPLLYASAEELSWRELRLVWKPVSVLAVGLVLASAAAVGAVASLLTPLTWPMALVLGAILASTDPVAVTALGRRLALPPRVQVLVQAESLFNDATSLLLFRVAVVIAAASAGVSWQAAGTEFALLAGGGILIGGAVAGVVALIRRRTEDPVLETVIALVTPYTAYVLAEAVHASGVTSVVVAGVVLGGRAERFTNAPIRIQLHAVNGTVVFLLESVVFSLIGLTLPGQVATLGDGDRLWPLYALVVAVTLIAVRLLWVLPLSAVVQRSSGARPSWRVPAVLTWAGTRGVVPLAAALSIPVVADDGSLLGQRSLVLVLTTSVVVVTLVAQGFTLADVVRRSGIALEPDHTEREEASARCSLAAAGIRRLDEMSDLEAVPDVVADRLRRSLQARLEHARDRLEEADLAESADHVYRLLRRDLIRVEAVELQRLYDEHRISDTTRRRLQRTLDLEEARLDLAS
- a CDS encoding NAD-binding protein, whose amino-acid sequence is MTSTLHLRSEPGHRSQHMIICGDDGLSHRLARELDAVCGEAVTVVLPSRRDGHGGEIAALHRDPRSPVELLVSARPDEQTLRQAGVERAAALALTYGDDQVNTTAALLARSINPRVRLVIRMFNRERGRHLELLLDRAAAAQSPYDDGFVDASTTILSDADTAVPELVAAVAVGHGPTLQVEGKVFRGVVRPAGAPPHATDLATLAVLSGTHMDDPLGEDSAETPGANGTQLLPDTATAYHRQFTHGRLMLEEVTQHRTTEPPSRRRRDYRGWLRDRFGHLPWRVFVSREVTAVFGVLGVAVVLLATVTALVEDGPLWKSVYLPLLDIFTMGDPATEESTARQVLQLIAGFVGLAVLPLVVAAAMNATLAFRAASANHVPDTALHDHIVLVGLGKIGTRALAQLCTTDHTVVVIERNPQARGIPLARELNVPLLLEDAAAPGVLDLARISTSRSLLVLTHDDGENLDIVMAARESNPRVRAVMRLYDDDFAATVSRTLRAGYPDALTRSRSVSALAAPSFAAAMMGRHVLGVMPVERGSLLFTVVDVAGHPELEGRSIHAAFKEHEWRVLAVGPTTSRHSASSTDTLGGFRTDQPAFNWRPPHGRVLNHDDRVVLVTTRRGLDILMTGVQPHPEGRRPRPAS
- a CDS encoding sensor histidine kinase translates to MTTTHAPGPEAGTDSEAGPPVTRPGRLKVFLGAAPGVGKTYRMLDEAHRRAARGSDVVAGFVECHRRRQTEARLDGLESIPRAGHEYRGGLYSELDSEALLSRRPQMVLIDELAHTNVPGAGRHPKRWQDVEDMLAAGIDVVTTLNIQHLESLSDVVEKITGVPQRETVPDEFVRRAHEIELVDIPPEGLRRRMAHGNIYPPERIDASLANYFRPGNLIALRELALLWLAGRVDEALHKYRIEHGIGGVWETRERVVVALTGGPEGETLIRRAARIAGRSAGGELLAVHVARSDGLAAGVSHAALTGQRALVEDLGGSYHSVVGDEVPTALVDFAMAESATQLVLGTSRRRRLERFLTGRGIGETVVALSEDIDVHMVTHERAGHGRLLPSRRRTLPTSRLIAGPVAALLLPLLLTLVLDRMRGTLNLTSEALLFLVAVVGVACIGGVVSALIAALTATLLLNYWFMPPIGEFSMSDPDSVLALVVFAIVAATVAAAADRSLRLSRRSARATAEAETMSSLAGSIVRGDQTIPALLERTRETFGMDTVELASEASEAPAADPGSDGGRPTHVKADPVLVVAAGPGAFLVLRGRTLPSSERRVLAAFAAHVGAAVERARLTEAAAEVEPIKAADRLRTALLRAVSHDLRTPLAGALAAVSSLRDPDVEFSAEDRAELLDSAEVSLNRLNRLVENLLDLSRLQAGALALDLRATTLEEVLPLALDSLDPSPGQGPAIDVQNLEAVPALLADPPLLERVLANLVDNAVRHAPADRPVLVTASALAGQVEVRIADHGPGIAADDRERAFEPFQRLGDRDNTAGLGLGLALARGLTEAMDGTLTPEDTPGGGLTMVLSLPVAPQVTAGRP
- a CDS encoding GNAT family N-acetyltransferase; translated protein: MIEISPQELPALSRWFPTGSPGPGTLAEHVLTTGSGVWWADRPDRPRVLAVTCADHVLLRGDPGVLAPNALNRFANQYVETPARFWPALGAAFERVDPWERMVYVHQAKSLLPRPLRGVTVRRLTPEDAPALCDLHSENAWIHASWGGPTGLAASGHGWAAFAKGRVLSVACTYFLGSTYEDIAVVTVPDRRREHLALACIAGLTADVQARGRTASWCCSRDNRPSRLLAWSAGFRLSREYVHHVTGRARVRTVRAAAVPA
- the kdpF gene encoding K(+)-transporting ATPase subunit F, which gives rise to MSTETIVGIVVAVSLAGYLVLAVFFPEKF